The nucleotide sequence ATCCCGTGCATGGTTATTTTTCCGTTTGCAATCATTTCGGCGCCTATTGCAGCGGAAGTTCCGGTGAGGACATGGCCGCCTACGGCTTTCCATTCCTTTCTGGAAAATGCAAGCGCATACGCGTTCCTTCTCACAGGCTTTCCATTGCTGATGCCATCGACACTTACCAGCACGCAGCTCACATCCGTAATTTCGCCTGGCGAGTTGCTCGACTGATACCTGCTCAGATAGCTGGCGAGGAAATCGTATGGGGATATGTTTGTTTCGTCGTTTATCCTGACATTCTTTTTTTCGAGGAGGCCAAGACTCTTCAGTACTGAAAACATTTCATAGGGTTGTGCAAGCATGAAATCAACATGATCAACAGGCTTGCCAAGGAACTTCGGAAGGGTAATAGGTTCCTCATGAGGAGTGAGATATGTCCTGAGTGTGTTGATGGGTTCCGGAAAGACCGTGTCTTCCCATCTGCTGAGTGGAGGTTCAAGTTTGAATTCCCCCCTGTCCCATGTCACGGCATCCCATGTCCACTCCTCCAGGACTCCTCTAACTGTAAATCTGAAGGGATGTTCAACAGTTCCAATGTCTCTGTCTGCATCCCTGATGCGGATAGAATTCACGCTCTCCATATCCTCTGTGAGCTTCCTTGCGAAAACATTGCTTATGCCCGGATCAACACCAAGCTCCA is from Candidatus Sysuiplasma jiujiangense and encodes:
- a CDS encoding saccharopine dehydrogenase NADP-binding domain-containing protein, translated to MATAAVLGGAGGIGNVVSRVLADMNAFDTVLIADIDERRIDSMIRSIGSDKISGRKLDFRVSDDIDRVLTKADVAVNCSWDDFNHIVTDAAVRTSTDMVDLSSSMSGSELLQIGRTQEAIDAGITIILELGVDPGISNVFARKLTEDMESVNSIRIRDADRDIGTVEHPFRFTVRGVLEEWTWDAVTWDRGEFKLEPPLSRWEDTVFPEPINTLRTYLTPHEEPITLPKFLGKPVDHVDFMLAQPYEMFSVLKSLGLLEKKNVRINDETNISPYDFLASYLSRYQSSNSPGEITDVSCVLVSVDGISNGKPVRRNAYALAFSRKEWKAVGGHVLTGTSAAIGAEMIANGKITMHGMIPPEACIEPEYFLKRIEDFGIKLKINRGE